Proteins encoded by one window of Cloeon dipterum chromosome 4, ieCloDipt1.1, whole genome shotgun sequence:
- the LOC135943163 gene encoding probable chitinase 10, translating into MNYLNQIIGLSMLFTWMPVCEGQCRLKAAVGQVKNILKDDVRFCISQCLQLTGVGKEECTFNATTGKIKGCDPRAQFRPSRFKVLCEFNYNWHIPTFLTKSRQSLCDIYIVPMATFNKSTNLIEMRPESLQAVPLFLREAKIYGIKVTLAVGSIDDYIMHPKEFTRIAKNNELTTKFAQGLAQLVNNFNIDGITISWMWPGCPQGNCIQDVDKRSVSAFVRAVAAPLKVASKTVIYHMNGVSVNVIMASGDYFSDILDVVDYFLLQAQTQNSYLLGVTKFNFNLKETKELIGDLKRKIKKSDELLPKIILNTDPYYYSYELIDSKEGKIGTTYVKTSKEIKERIGMVEWCKLIKDPTYNLVKSTETQNYAVRQKHLFIFDDYQSLRAKIEFVMGFGAGVGLYNTLADDFDGFCGCGNMPYLSLMVSLLKMDCEPLPCF; encoded by the exons ATGAActatttaaaccaaattataGGACTCTCGATGCTTTTTACT tGGATGCCAGTTTGCGAGGGACAGTGCCGATTAAAAGCTGCTGTTGGGcaagtcaaaaatattttgaaag atGATGTAAGGTTTTGTATATCCCAGTGTCTTCAACTAACAGGTGTCGGAAAAGAAGAATGCACATTCAACGCAACGACCGGAAAGA TAAAGGGGTGCGATCCTCGTGCTCAGTTCAGACCCAGCAGATTCAAAGTACTCTGTGAATTCAATTACAA TTGGCATATTCCAACATTTCTAACGAAATCACGTCAATCACTGTGCGATATTTATATTGTACCCATGGCCACTTTTAACAAATCTACAAACCTAATCGAAATGAGGCCTGAGAGCCTGCAAG CTGTGCCTTTGTTCCTGAGGGAGGCAAAAATATATGGCATCAAAGTGACGCTGGCAGTTGGCTCAATCGACGATTACATCATGCACCCCAAAGAATTCACCAGGATTGCCAAGAACAATGAACTGACGACCAAATTTGCGCAAGGATTGGCACAGTtggtcaataattttaatatcgatGGAATTACTATTTCGTGGATGTGGCCTGGTTGTCCACAG GGAAACTGTATTCAAGATGTGGACAAGAGATCTGTCTCCGCTTTTGTACGTGCAGTAGCAGCCCCACTGAAAGTAGCCAGCAAAACCGTGATTTACCATATGAATGGAGTAAGCGTTAACGTCATAATGGCCTctg GTGACTATTTTAGCGATATTCTCGACGTGGTAGACTACTTTTTACTTCAAGCTCAAACCCAAAATAGTTATTTACTTGGAGTAACAAAGTTCAACTTTAACTTAAAGGAAACA aAAGAACTCATCGGCGaccttaaaagaaaaattaagaaaagtgATGAGTTACttcccaaaattattttgaatacaGATCCATACTACTACAGTTATGAGTTAATTGATTccaaagaaggaaaaattggaaCCACATATGTGAAAACttcaaaggaaataaaagagAGGATCGGTATGGTTGAA TGGTGCAAACTAATCAAGGACCCAACATACAACTTAGTCAAGAGCACTGAGACTCAAAACTACGCAGTCAGGCAGAAACACCTGTTCATCTTTGATGATTATCAATCGTTGAGAGCTAAA ATTGAGTTTGTCATGGGATTTGGAGCTGGAGTAGGACTTTACAATACGCTGGCCGATGACTTTGATGGATTTTGCGGCTGTGGTAACATGCCTTATTTGAGTCTCATGGTATCTTTACTCAAAATGGACTGTGAACCTCTGCCCTGTTTTTGA